Within the Drosophila melanogaster chromosome 3R genome, the region AAGTTTCGTTTCCATTTCGGTTCTAAACAATCAACGGTTTGATAAAATGTATTCTGCATATGCATGTTTTAGAAGTGCGTGCCTCGATATCAACTTGTGCACAAATCTCTGAGTGCTTCGATTGGGTGACGTCACGTGCGACTTGTGGAGCAGCTCCTTCCTCGACAGGCTCAATATAGGCGGAATGGCTTCGAGTGGACGGCCTGGCCGGGCTTCTTCTTGGGTCCCGCGCTCTTGGGACGCTTGGGCTCCGAGTTGAGCGAGGGCATGGATACGGAGAGAACCAGGCACTCCGCCGGCAGGGACATGGACGAGGTGAGTGTGGTGGCCCGCTGGATGCGCGGTGCCTTCCAATACTGCGGGAATCGAAAGAGAGGTGTTTAGAGACAATCGGCTCGGACTcgctggaggagcaggagtGATGCAAAATAGTTGTCATAGCTCGATTGAGGAGATGGCGACTTACAATTTGCTtgatcaaatttatttatgtttcgATTACCAATGCATCCAATGGGGCAGTAGAGGATGTGTGCTCGTGCGTGGCTTTGTTGAAACGCTTGCGgcggcgtgggcgtggcttTGCCAAATAAGATACTTGTGGGTATCTCCAATACTTGATTTGATTGTCTATCTCAATACCGATACGATAAGGTGGCTCTGTTGGAGTTCAAATACTAAGTGCAACAACGCCGAGATTTGGTAAATGaaaaaaacgttttttttgtttgtttatttgcttaaattttGCCATTGTTCTTACATTTTGTAACAGGGTGTAAATAAATCGTGAGAATGATGCGCTTGACTAATAAGATACAAATTAATAGTAAAAATATGCTTATACGTGTTATTATCTCTTctgttcggttcggttcgttttgttttttgtttcgtatcTGTTCAGttgggtttggtttttggttttcactGGTCGCAAAAGTATCTAAATGGTTGCATTATCTTAGTCGTTTAACATTTAGACGTCAAGTGGTAACATTTTCAACTAAGCATACACTTTATTCGTACGTTTCTTGTATaatttgcttaaatatttagatacttttatttatatatgtatatatatatatatatagatttgtatgtatatatgaagTTCTGGTAATACATTGAGATATATAATTCATGTCTGCTATCTGATGATAAAGAGTGCATTGCTCAACTAGTCAAATATACTTTCGATTGTATACCAAATACCGCTTCTATGTGGGGTGGTTGTGTAGATGTACGAGTATCTGCATCTCATTGCGTGCTTGCACCTCTATCGAATTGATCTGATCGCATTTACTGGCTTGTGAATTATCTGGGTGTGTGGAAATTATCGCATAACTCTCGTTTTGCATTGTGTGGATTTTGCTTAGATAGTACGTTTCAAATTAGCTGCTCATATTTCACTTTTGTTGATCTTAGCTTGCAAAGAAAGAGTCAGTTTCAGATTCAGTTTCAGATACAGCTCGACATGCATTTCGGCATTTAGCTTTgttgatttaaattttcatcagCGCCAGAAGCCGTCATGGATGGTAGTGGACTCTGCGTTCaagacaaaaaatataaacgtGAATGCGTATCGGATTGCACAAATCATAAAGTAAACTATTAAGGGGTTAACCAAAAGACATGAGTTGGTTGTTTGGATGGAATGCAGTGGAGTAAACGGGGGAATCGCAAGCAAATGCCCATGAAACCGTTTTGTGGGGGCTTTCTATGCAGTTCAGTTTGGTTTGGTATGGATGCAGGTGGACTGGCAAATCGGCTTGGATCGGTACCAACGGTTCGGTTAGTCTATCACAGCactgttaaatatttaggtATATATAAAACTATCTATATACGCAACGGACATGTCTTTGAAGGACTCGCAACGCACATTAACTTACGGGATTTGAGTGATCAAAtcgatcggatcggatcggatcgaatGTTTCTATATTGTTTAAAACCGCATTGCATTCGGATAACTCGATTATATGATGTGGTTGTTAAAAGTAGCGATAGGCGATAAATAACTCTAATGGACGCAACTCGGTACGAATTTCGAATTTAATGCACTTAGTTTTCGTATGACTAGCctaataaaaattgtatatatattcctaAAATAAACAGAATAGAAATATTAAGCACAGAAATGAAGCATATAATTAAGAGTAATTTAAAACTGATGTGAGTAGAGGTcattgtttttggttttaagtgGTATTATGTTTTAGTGTGAGCGAGCAAAGCACTGTTGTTAGATGAttataatgatgatgatgatataaATGCTGGGCAGCCTTTCGCTAAACCGTCCTCAGGGTCGGAGTTTTTGGGGTTCGgggtttttctttgttttttttttttttctcttttgaGCAATTGCGGATCAGTATATTGTTCAAAATTTGTACTATCCTAATTAGTGTAAGGTTTCCTGGCTGTTTGCCATTGAAATAATACTTTGTTAAAGGACATTCGCTAGGTACTAAAGGAGTTAACAAACAGCTGGGCCCTTCGCGGGCACTACTGACCTTGCCCGAGAGCAGAAACCCAAGGATCGGGATTCAATCTCCACCTGATCCTTGGGAGTTTACCCAGGGACAGGCCAGCTTACATCATCGCGGGCTAACCCTCGAAGAATGcataaacatatgtatgtatatgtatgtaggtatgtatgtatattggttacaatttaaaatagaaaCTCTTGCAAACTCATTCGATTCATTTCCGGTTTGAGCTTCTCTAATTGAGTTCGGTTTGTGTTCGGTTGAGTTTAGttcagtttagtttagttgCTATCTGTTTAGTCCTGCTTCAGTTAATCATTTGGCTTAAGGTACAGTACAGTAGTTAGTTGATGGATGTCTGGGTTAAAGCTAAGGAGAGTTCATTTAAAAAGCGACTCAAATATATTGTTACACACACAGTCTGAGTTACAGAGACCGAATTCTAGATGGATCGTGGCAATCAAGCGCCCTTGTAGCGCAAACTACAGTTAGCCGGCGGGGTGgcagagagcgagcgagaggggggaacagagaaagaaagagagagattATAGTTTAGAGAATTGCGTGTAAATCTTCAAACACCTTCGGGAACACATGGATGGAAAGCGCTGTTGCCAATGAATCTCAGTTTGAGTTTGaaagaaattcatttttaaatgtaaagTAAGTGTAATTGAACTGAGAAACCAATAGATAATACAATAAATCatctaaaatcaaaaacaaataataatcaatGGTAGCTACGGAACTTCAAGAGGTTTGCAATCACTTCAACAAATGTCTAAAGGTATGCAGCTACTTTCTATTTTTcaaagcatacttttagacACTTCATAGATGGTTTCAAATCTCTAAAGATTTCGGTGGCTCTATCTGATAAAAGTCACGAATGCCcacaataaaatacaattcgATGCCTAGATGTGCCAAAATACGTTGTCcaattgttagttcttataatCACAATTCCCCATTAAACGGATTGATCTTTGGGAGTTGGTAGGAGTTATCTGAAAGCGGTTCGGGTGGGGCGTGtctgtgggtggtggttgggtGTTTTGGGTGTTGTGTGGGCCTCTTTTGGGGTGTGGTGCTCTGTTAGttgcatattaaaataaatgagtGTTAATCGAAAATGCAACGTAATTGATTACCATTACagattacataaaaatgaatttctcGACGTAAACACAAAATGGGATAGCGATAATAGATGTTTGTAATATACTCGTATCGATTACTTTTGGTTGCTTTCTTAATCAAATAAAGAGTCTAGTAATAAATCAGGGTTAATGCTAATTTCTAGATATCATACGTAACTACTTTGAGCTTATGTACACGTAGTTTACCTGTGTTGGTGGTGTTGTCAGTGCAACAGAGtgttcaacatttttcaaataatcCTTATCATCGAAAATCTTCTTCTCACCGCCACCGGGCTTGTGCTTTACATTATCCAAAGAGCCAACTTTGCTTTGTGCCTTAATTTCTAGTTTTTGCGTTTGGATCTGAAAAGTAGCACCGGCACCGGCAACGTACAGAAATCAATTAGCAAGACCATAGATTCAGATTGAATTTGGCAAATGGAgtatatttccattttccgggtttttttgttttcgattttgcAGGTGGGATTATTACTCGTATTATGGACACACGACAAACGGCCAATCGGGGACATAActgaaatttggaaattttcaCACACAGAAACGGCAGAGCACAGAACGTAACAAATggatggcaaaaaaaaattaagtctAAATTTAATGGTACAAAAATACGCTACATGGTGCTGTGATTTTGGGATCTCGAAAAGTGTTGCTTAGGTGTTTTCAAAATATACcaaaaatatgaaagaaaCGATATGCATCTAGGTTTCTATACAAAAGCACACTTATTACACTGGGAAAAGAGAGTTATCACGACTACTTACATCCTTCGGGTTGTTATCCTTCGAATTCGTTGTTTAATGGTTTAgttaaaagtaaaatacagTTTCCAAAATATGGTTTAAACATGTTTCGGTTCGTTAAAATAAGGATGGAGAAACAATAAGTTATTCTCAATTATTCATAGTGATTCGGTCGGTATGGTTAGGAACTAAACATAATGAATTTCCCTCCAATCTGATTATAtagtaaatatgtatgtacaatgcttAACCCAAAACTAAACTAGGTGTCTGTGTGGGTGGTTCGTTTTAGCACCATTTTTGGGGGGTGTTACCTAcccaactaaaaaaaaaacactactCCTCCTCATTATACAAATTCTGATCCAAACGTTTGTTATTGGCGCAATGGCTGACTATTTTGGAGCCCTCGCCATAGATGATGTTCATCTTCCTATCGTAGCTCTGGAAAGTGGTTCAAggttttggtattttttggTGTTCTGGGTGTTAGTTCTAAATGTAGTCTTTCTTAATAGTAATAACCCTTGAAAGGTGGTTAGAAGTGGCAGCATGCTGTTTAAAACTGAAGAGAACATTGCAGCTcatgcactgagagaaacgaACGGATAATAAgtatagaatagaatagatgcggcccatgcccatgccagTTGGTAACTCAGGTGgagcatccaaaaaaaaaccatcaTAAGCCAACAGCAATCGGAAATCATGCTTAACCGCTACAAAAATCAATACTTATGTATGAACACTCGTTCTCGTCTCTCTGGGTCAAACTCAAACATGAAATCGCCCGGAGGCGTGGGGTGAAAGGTCACGAAAGGGGTTTGCCACATACCTTGATGTCTCCGCCACCCGGCTGATGTTTCACATTGGCCGTCGAGCCCACCTTCGGCTTGGCCTTGTCCTTGAAGTCCATCTTCAGGGTCTCGATCTTCTTGTCCCCGCCTCCCGGCTTGTGGGCGGCATTCTCCAGCGAACCGATTTTGGACTTGGCGTTCCACTGCAACTTTGTTGTAACTATCTACGAATTTgcagtgtttttgtttttttttttgtttgtggtgATTTGTTGGTGCGAGAGTGTGCGGTTTCGATGCGATTCGTTTCGGTCGTAAGTTGTTGTAAATAGATACAAGGTAGGTAAAACGATTATAAGCCAAAGTCAAAATATCGATCGAACGGATGATATCCGCATCAATGTCAGAGTCGCACCCAGTTCTACGGATACGGATGGATTTGGAATACGCTACATAAGGCAACGGAATTATGCTGCTAAGTGTCGCTGCGAATTGGTAATTGCATTTCCTACAACAAGATAcgagatacaagatacaagataccGTGCTGACGATTGCCCATCTATAATGGGCATAAATCTCAAATAGCAAATCGACCGTGAAATTGCTTTTATTCAGCCAATACATTACTTTACATTACTTTACTTTACGCGACTATACTTTACGTTTCTTGCGCTCAGAGAAAGATACATTTTCTCCGTACTTTAAAAGCCATTTTGTAGATGAGAGAAATTTACAGAGATTAATGAGAGAGTCATGTACTGGCTTGGAGCAGAATATATGCTTTAAATGGATACACCGATCCCTCCCATGGATTAAAACGCTGGTCTAGAGGATGAACAATACGAACATACCTTCTTCTCGCCGCCCTTTGGCATGTACTTGTCGTTCTTGGCCTCGATGCGCGGTGCCGCCTTGATGTCGATCTTCTTGGACTCGATTTTCACGTGGCCGCCACCCGGCTTATAGGTGGCATTGTCCAGGGATCCGATCTTGGAGCGTACCGCCTTCAGATTGGGTGAAGGCGCATGTCCGACTTGTACCTTGTTCATTGGAACTGGTGAAGCAAACAGAAtgataatatatatatgtagatcaTATGATATAGTAAAGTATTTCACGTGGATAGATGGAACTACGGTCTCTCACCTTTCTTCACTGGCTCGGGCTCTGGGGTCTTGAGGAGCAAGCGGTTCTTGGAGGCGCTGCGCGATTTGGGGGCTGACTTGTTCGAGGGCGTGGCACTCGGTGGACGCGACGTGCCCGACTTGTCCGGCTTCGATGAGGTCGATGTGGGCGTTTTTACGGGCGAACTGGGCGAGTTGGGTCCGTTGCGATCCTGCCGAGAAACAAACATAGCGCACGATTTAGCAAACTAACTATGCTGAATGGTTAGACCATGTGGATTACTAGCAAGTAGGTCGCATCGGCCATTATAACGAGATGCATCCTGGTAAGTATCTGTGTTGACTTCGAGTTTATTATCTATTTACGACTACTGGGCTCTCAACACTCCCGGACTTTACGGAGCTGTCAACGTAATGCCAATGGCATTTATGGCCATGCGGCCGTACGCCTGCCGATTTGGCTTTGGATGTCTCGGTACGAAGGACTTATAGTTTATGCATTGTTTTATCGATTGTCGCCGCTTCGTGTCGCCTTTGCATATGGATGGGTATTTATAGAGACAACAATTCCGActtggatatatgtatgtatgtgtaagTTTGAGCTACGATTTACCCCAAAAACCCAAACCCCCCTGGAAATCCACAACTCGTTTTCGTGTTTGGCACTTATCTGTGCGCAGATATCACCAGGCATATAAATCGCTTTTTGTGTATGTTTCTTTGGCGggttttggccatatttgcccttttttttctacttTCTGCCACTTTTTCACTCGCACCTGTGAAGCTCACTTATtgcacatatatacatgtagTACATATACTTTTGATTTCTTCGACTTTTGTCGCACTTTCTGCGGGTTTTTCCGACGCGCCAACTGCCGTCTGCCAACACAAAACTTAGTCTGAACTTTAACGTCTGCACACGAACTTGGGAACTGAGCGACGGAACTGTCGCAGGCAatatgctatatgctatatgctatatgctatatgctaCATATGTGATATACTGCTATATGGTCTCTAATGGAGCGTGGAGCTTGTAGCTCGAAGATCGCCCGCTGGTTGCCCCGGCCTTTTACAGATATTTATGATTTGAGAACTCATGGCGGAGGAAAGGCACGcggaattaaattaatttgttgccAGTTCCAGTTAATTTCCTCTCAATTAACGGAGACGCAGCAGAGGTAACAATTTATGGCTAACTAGTTAACTGGTTCAAAACCGATAACAACTCACCTTCTCCTGAGTGGACTCATCCACGCCGCTGTCATTGTCGCCCTCTGAAATAAACCAAAAGATACATGAGGGAGGCATGGATGGATATATCATGAATCATATTGAGatagttaaattttaaaaataaactcttAAATGGCTTCACTAATGGTCTTTGGTTTATCGCTTATCGATCTGAGTCTTACTGAAGCCGGGCCCCTTTTTGGATTCTCCGGCTGGGGGGCTCGTCTGGAAGGGCGGCTCGATGTCCTCCAGTAGGGGCTCGCCCATTGGATCGGGCCTCGAATTGAAGGTCTTGAGCGGGGTCACCGCGGGACCCATGACcacgtcgtcgtcgtcatcgttgttgttgtgtgcACTGGCTGCCGAAAGTGGGcgtagttgctgctgctgttgcatgtgttgctgctgctgttgctgctgctgctgctgctgcagctgttgtggtggttgttgctgttgcggttGCATGGGCGGCTGGTTGAAAGGCGGTCGATTGAAGGGTGCCTGCAGCGGCTGTCCCGGCGGCGGGCGTGCAAAAGTAGGTGGCGGCGGTCGCGTCATATTCTGGGGCGGACGTGCTCCGGGTGGCATTCCCGGTGCCCCGGCTGGATTCCAAGGAAATCCGCCTGGTGGCCTTGGTGGTCCCTGGCCCGGCGGGCTAAGCTGTCCGCCGGCATTGGGCAGACGAGCCTGCTGCATATTGAGTTGCGGTGGCATGCCCGGTCGCATCGGTGGACCCATTAGCAGGTTGCTCTTGCTGTCTGTGCTGCGCAGCGGTGGTGGCCTGGCCGCCATGTTCGGCGGCATGGGTGGTCGTGGTCCCATTCCGACCATAGGTCGGGCTCCGGCGAACGGAGGACGCGGCTGTGGTGGCCCCACGGCGGGACGCATCTGCGGTGGCAAGACAAAGTTCTGTGGTGGTCGCACATACTCGGTATTGGGTATACTTTGGAGCTTGGGATTGGGTGAGGAGAGGGTGGGCCGCGAGTTGGTGCGTGACAGGGTGGTGCGATCTTTAGGTGGTGCATTATAGCCGGTGGTGTAGTCTAGTGTGGTTGGTGGCGGACGTTGCTGACGTTCATATGCAGAGTAATCGGTAGCTGGCTGGGATCTCTGTGGCTGCAGTTGACTGCGGTCATCTCTAGGTGCCTCATAGGCATTGTTCTGATACTCTGG harbors:
- the tau gene encoding tau, isoform F; amino-acid sequence: MADVLEKSSLLDAVPPLGDPHPPLPHQQLQQEAAAAAAANAAPPAPPQQQQPPPHQLQQQQPQQQQLQQKPANARANQDQKEGDNDSGVDESTQEKDRNGPNSPSSPVKTPTSTSSKPDKSGTSRPPSATPSNKSAPKSRSASKNRLLLKTPEPEPVKKVPMNKVQVGHAPSPNLKAVRSKIGSLDNATYKPGGGHVKIESKKIDIKAAPRIEAKNDKYMPKGGEKKIVTTKLQWNAKSKIGSLENAAHKPGGGDKKIETLKMDFKDKAKPKVGSTANVKHQPGGGDIKIQTQKLEIKAQSKVGSLDNVKHKPGGGEKKIFDDKDYLKNVEHSVALTTPPTQYWKAPRIQRATTLTSSMSLPAECLVLSVSMPSLNSEPKRPKSAGPKKKPGQAVHSKPFRLY
- the tau gene encoding tau, isoform I, encoding MADVLEKSSLLDAVPPLGDPHPPLPHQQLQQEAAAAAAANAAPPAPPQQQQPPPHQLQQQQPQQQQLQQKPANARANQDQKEGDNDSGVDESTQEKDRNGPNSPSSPVKTPTSTSSKPDKSGTSRPPSATPSNKSAPKSRSASKNRLLLKTPEPEPVKKVPMNKVQVGHAPSPNLKAVRSKIGSLDNATYKPGGGHVKIESKKIDIKAAPRIEAKNDKYMPKGGEKKIVTTKLQWNAKSKIGSLENAAHKPGGGDKKIETLKMDFKDKAKPKVGSTANVKHQPGGGDIKYWKAPRIQRATTLTSSMSLPAECLVLSVSMPSLNSEPKRPKSAGPKKKPGQAVHSKPFRLY
- the tau gene encoding tau, isoform C, whose protein sequence is MADVLEKSSLLDAVPPLGDPHPPLPHQQLQQEAAAAAAANAAPPAPPQQQQPPPHQLQQQQPQQQQLQQKPANARANQDQKEGDNDSGVDESTQEKDRNGPNSPSSPVKTPTSTSSKPDKSGTSRPPSATPSNKSAPKSRSASKNRLLLKTPEPEPVKKVPMNKVQVGHAPSPNLKAVRSKIGSLDNATYKPGGGHVKIESKKIDIKAAPRIEAKNDKYMPKGGEKKIVTTKLQWNAKSKIGSLENAAHKPGGGDKKIETLKMDFKDKAKPKVGSTANVKHQPGGGDIKIQTQKLEIKAQSKVGSLDNVKHKPGGGEKKIFDDKDYLKNVEHSVALTTPPTQEYIYNFY
- the tau gene encoding tau, isoform B; protein product: MADVLEKSSLLDAVPPLGDPHPPLPHQQLQQEAAAAAAANAAPPAPPQQQQPPPHQLQQQQPQQQQLQQKPANARANQDQKEGDNDSGVDESTQEKDRNGPNSPSSPVKTPTSTSSKPDKSGTSRPPSATPSNKSAPKSRSASKNRLLLKTPEPEPVKKVPMNKVQVGHAPSPNLKAVRSKIGSLDNATYKPGGGHVKIESKKIDIKAAPRIEAKNDKYMPKGGEKKIVTTKLQWNAKSKIGSLENAAHKPGGGDKKIETLKMDFKDKAKPKVGSTANVKHQPGGGDIKIQTQKLEIKAQSKVGSLDNVKHKPGGGEKKIFDDKDYLKNVEHSVALTTPPTQSPLPSMTASGADENLNQQS
- the tau gene encoding tau, isoform O, encoding MADVLEKSSLLDAVPPLGDPHPPLPHQQLQQEAAAAAAANAAPPAPPQQQQPPPHQLQQQQPQQQQLQQKPANARANQDQKEGDNDSGVDESTQEKDRNGPNSPSSPVKTPTSTSSKPDKSGTSRPPSATPSNKSAPKSRSASKNRLLLKTPEPEPVKKVPMNKVQVGHAPSPNLKAVRSKIGSLDNATYKPGGGHVKIESKKIDIKAAPRIEAKNDKYMPKGGEKKIVTTKLQWNAKSKIGSLENAAHKPGGGDKKIETLKMDFKDKAKPKVGSTANVKHQPGGGDIKSYDRKMNIIYGEGSKIVSHCANNKRLDQNLYNEEE
- the tau gene encoding tau, isoform N, producing MADVLEKSSLLDAVPPLGDPHPPLPHQQLQQEAAAAAAANAAPPAPPQQQQPPPHQLQQQQPQQQQLQQKPANARANQDQKEGDNDSGVDESTQEKDRNGPNSPSSPVKTPTSTSSKPDKSGTSRPPSATPSNKSAPKSRSASKNRLLLKTPEPEPVKKVPMNKVQVGHAPSPNLKAVRSKIGSLDNATYKPGGGHVKIESKKIDIKAAPRIEAKNDKYMPKGGEKKIVTTKLQWNAKSKIGSLENAAHKPGGGDKKIETLKMDFKDKAKPKVGSTANVKHQPGGGDIKIQTQKLEIKAQSKVGSLDNVKHKPGGGEKKIFDDKDYLKNVEHSVALTTPPTQFALQGRLIATIHLEFGLCNSDCVCNNIFESLFK
- the tau gene encoding tau, isoform M; translation: MADVLEKSSLLDAVPPLGDPHPPLPHQQLQQEAAAAAAANAAPPAPPQQQQPPPHQLQQQQPQQQQLQQKPANARANQDQKEGDNDSGVDESTQEKDRNGPNSPSSPVKTPTSTSSKPDKSGTSRPPSATPSNKSAPKSRSASKNRLLLKTPEPEPVKKVPMNKVQVGHAPSPNLKAVRSKIGSLDNATYKPGGGHVKIESKKIDIKAAPRIEAKNDKYMPKGGEKKIVTTKLQWNAKSKIGSLENAAHKPGGGDKKIETLKMDFKDKAKPKVGSTANVKHQPGGGDIKDNNPKDIQTQKLEIKAQSKVGSLDNVKHKPGGGEKKIFDDKDYLKNVEHSVALTTPPTQSPLPSMTASGADENLNQQS
- the tau gene encoding tau, isoform K, with the translated sequence MHLVIMADATYLLDRNGPNSPSSPVKTPTSTSSKPDKSGTSRPPSATPSNKSAPKSRSASKNRLLLKTPEPEPVKKVPMNKVQVGHAPSPNLKAVRSKIGSLDNATYKPGGGHVKIESKKIDIKAAPRIEAKNDKYMPKGGEKKIVTTKLQWNAKSKIGSLENAAHKPGGGDKKIETLKMDFKDKAKPKVGSTANVKHQPGGGDIKIQTQKLEIKAQSKVGSLDNVKHKPGGGEKKIFDDKDYLKNVEHSVALTTPPTQSPLPSMTASGADENLNQQS
- the tau gene encoding tau, isoform G produces the protein MYGTGKDRSGQEIISPQDYPVQQQRAQSKSEYVMNSASVDRPQQQSRPQPTQDYVPFESSDSSVERKKEQPSAQLSTDYTNSNTTSDSASYGSDSVSKQQIRSQQNPEYQNNAYEAPRDDRSQLQPQRSQPATDYSAYERQQRPPPTTLDYTTGYNAPPKDRTTLSRTNSRPTLSSPNPKLQSIPNTEYVRPPQNFVLPPQMRPAVGPPQPRPPFAGARPMVGMGPRPPMPPNMAARPPPLRSTDSKSNLLMGPPMRPGMPPQLNMQQARLPNAGGQLSPPGQGPPRPPGGFPWNPAGAPGMPPGARPPQNMTRPPPPTFARPPPGQPLQAPFNRPPFNQPPMQPQQQQPPQQLQQQQQQQQQQQHMQQQQQLRPLSAASAHNNNDDDDDVVMGPAVTPLKTFNSRPDPMGEPLLEDIEPPFQTSPPAGESKKGPGFKGDNDSGVDESTQEKDRNGPNSPSSPVKTPTSTSSKPDKSGTSRPPSATPSNKSAPKSRSASKNRLLLKTPEPEPVKKVPMNKVQVGHAPSPNLKAVRSKIGSLDNATYKPGGGHVKIESKKIDIKAAPRIEAKNDKYMPKGGEKKIVTTKLQWNAKSKIGSLENAAHKPGGGDKKIETLKMDFKDKAKPKVGSTANVKHQPGGGDIKIQTQKLEIKAQSKVGSLDNVKHKPGGGEKKIFDDKDYLKNVEHSVALTTPPTQSPLPSMTASGADENLNQQS
- the tau gene encoding tau, isoform H — encoded protein: MADVLEKSSLLDAVPPLGDPHPPLPHQQLQQEAAAAAAANAAPPAPPQQQQPPPHQLQQQQPQQQQLQQKPANARANQDQKEGDNDSGVDESTQEKDRNGPNSPSSPVKTPTSTSSKPDKSGTSRPPSATPSNKSAPKSRSASKNRLLLKTPEPEPVKKVPMNKVQVGHAPSPNLKAVRSKIGSLDNATYKPGGGHVKIESKKIDIKAAPRIEAKNDKYMPKGGEKKYWKAPRIQRATTLTSSMSLPAECLVLSVSMPSLNSEPKRPKSAGPKKKPGQAVHSKPFRLY
- the tau gene encoding tau, isoform J; translated protein: MADVLEKSSLLDAVPPLGDPHPPLPHQQLQQEAAAAAAANAAPPAPPQQQQPPPHQLQQQQPQQQQLQQKPANARANQDQKEGDNDSGVDESTQEKDRNGPNSPSSPVKTPTSTSSKPDKSGTSRPPSATPSNKSAPKSRSASKNRLLLKTPEPEPVKKVPMNKVQVGHAPSPNLKAVRSKIGSLDNATYKPGGGHVKIESKKIDIKAAPRIEAKNDKYMPKGGEKKIVTTKLQWNAKSKIGSLENAAHKPGGGDKKIETLKMDFKDKAKPKVGSTANVKHQPGGGDIKSPLPSMTASGADENLNQQS